In Spirochaetota bacterium, the following are encoded in one genomic region:
- a CDS encoding acyl-CoA dehydrogenase, translating into MDFNLSEEQQMVKDMCRKFADNELAPKAAEYDKSHAFPWEHVKKLGEMGMMGVVYPEEYNGSGMDYVCYAIAVEELSRGCASTGVIVSAHNSLCLSPIYYFGTEAQKKKYLSKLCTGEWLGCFGLTEPSAGSDAAGTKTTAELKNGKWVLNGTKNFITNGGVANVAVAIAVTEKGIGHKGLTFFIIENTTPGYSVGKSEDKLGICASSTTELIFDNCEIPEENILGKKGEGFKVAMHTLDGGRVGIAAQALGIAQAALDASAKYAKERVQFNQPIAKNQAIQWMLADMATEIQASRLLVYQAAQLLTEGHGDRRKASKFAAMAKLYASEASHRVTHKAIQIFGGYGYVKDYPAERYYRDSRITEIYEGTSEIQRLVIASNVLAEY; encoded by the coding sequence ATGGACTTCAATCTTTCCGAAGAACAGCAGATGGTCAAGGATATGTGCCGGAAATTCGCGGATAACGAGCTCGCGCCCAAGGCGGCAGAGTACGACAAATCGCACGCCTTCCCGTGGGAACACGTCAAGAAGCTGGGCGAGATGGGCATGATGGGCGTCGTATATCCCGAAGAGTACAACGGCTCCGGGATGGATTACGTATGCTACGCGATCGCCGTCGAGGAACTTTCACGCGGGTGCGCATCGACCGGCGTCATCGTGTCCGCGCACAATTCGCTCTGCCTCTCACCCATCTACTATTTCGGCACGGAGGCGCAAAAGAAGAAATACCTCTCGAAGCTCTGCACCGGGGAATGGTTAGGCTGCTTCGGCCTCACCGAGCCCTCCGCCGGCAGCGACGCCGCGGGCACGAAGACCACCGCGGAGCTCAAGAACGGCAAATGGGTGCTTAACGGCACCAAGAACTTCATCACGAACGGCGGCGTCGCGAACGTGGCCGTGGCGATCGCGGTGACCGAAAAGGGAATCGGCCACAAGGGCCTCACCTTCTTCATCATCGAGAACACCACTCCCGGGTACTCCGTGGGCAAGAGCGAGGACAAGCTCGGCATCTGCGCCTCCTCCACCACCGAGCTCATCTTCGACAACTGCGAGATCCCCGAGGAGAATATCCTGGGCAAGAAGGGCGAGGGATTCAAGGTCGCGATGCATACCCTGGACGGCGGCCGTGTGGGCATTGCCGCGCAGGCGCTGGGCATTGCGCAGGCCGCGCTCGACGCGTCGGCGAAGTACGCCAAGGAGCGGGTGCAGTTCAACCAGCCCATCGCGAAGAACCAGGCCATCCAGTGGATGCTCGCCGACATGGCCACCGAGATCCAGGCGTCCCGCCTGCTCGTGTACCAGGCCGCGCAGCTGCTCACGGAAGGCCACGGCGACCGGCGCAAGGCGTCCAAGTTCGCAGCCATGGCCAAGCTCTACGCCTCCGAGGCCAGCCACCGCGTAACCCACAAGGCCATCCAGATTTTCGGCGGCTACGGCTACGTGAAGGACTACCCGGCGGAACGCTACTACCGCGATTCGCGCATCACGGAGATCTACGAGGGCACCTCGGAGATCCAGAGGCTCGTGATCGCGTCGAACGTGCTTGCGGAATATTGA
- a CDS encoding DUF2384 domain-containing protein has product MSLSCMSDDIISRNIMNYDFLHYMYKLPPKVVSSIHNDNELIEVIRNKFTADNARNFINFSELSLNEWSTILPISKRTLQRELEKKHKILEFKVTETFVEIGEIYSIGLEAFDENKERFNNWLNTENAYFNHKKPIEIMDSHKGRDLIKAELNRIEYSEFS; this is encoded by the coding sequence ATGTCGCTATCTTGTATGTCAGATGACATCATATCGAGGAACATAATGAATTACGATTTTCTACATTATATGTATAAGTTACCGCCCAAGGTGGTTAGCAGCATACACAATGACAACGAGCTGATCGAAGTTATTCGGAATAAATTCACTGCCGACAATGCCAGGAATTTTATTAATTTTTCGGAACTTTCATTAAACGAATGGTCAACCATATTACCTATATCAAAACGAACTCTACAGAGAGAACTTGAAAAAAAGCATAAAATTTTAGAATTTAAAGTTACTGAAACTTTTGTTGAAATTGGTGAAATATATTCCATTGGCCTTGAGGCATTTGATGAAAACAAAGAAAGGTTTAACAATTGGCTGAATACTGAAAATGCTTATTTCAACCATAAAAAACCCATCGAGATTATGGATTCGCACAAGGGACGCGATTTGATAAAAGCAGAATTAAACAGAATTGAATATAGTGAATTCAGCTAA
- a CDS encoding RES domain-containing protein codes for MVLYRVSKLRHADDLSGKGAELPGGRWNKKGYPAIYLAENISLAILETIVHCQCINDLHNRLILSFEVPDSSIKVYNRSLLPPDWNSIPWNNYTIENGTIWLESRETLLLKVPSSIVPNENIFILNPKHVDFQNVRIINREILQPDNRLVLAQT; via the coding sequence ATGGTTCTTTATCGGGTCTCAAAACTTCGTCATGCTGATGATTTAAGTGGAAAGGGAGCGGAACTACCGGGTGGGCGCTGGAACAAGAAGGGCTATCCGGCAATATATTTAGCTGAAAATATCTCACTTGCCATTCTTGAGACAATTGTTCATTGCCAATGCATCAATGATTTGCATAATAGATTGATATTATCATTCGAAGTACCCGATTCATCCATAAAAGTTTATAACCGCTCTTTATTACCTCCAGACTGGAATTCTATTCCCTGGAATAATTATACAATCGAAAACGGCACTATTTGGCTTGAATCACGGGAAACATTATTGCTTAAAGTTCCTTCTTCAATTGTTCCAAACGAAAATATTTTTATTTTAAATCCCAAACACGTCGATTTTCAAAATGTAAGAATAATAAATCGAGAAATATTACAGCCGGATAATCGTCTCGTTTTAGCACAAACATAA
- the argJ gene encoding bifunctional glutamate N-acetyltransferase/amino-acid acetyltransferase ArgJ — translation MKILDGGLELVPGYTFSAIECGIKYAGRLDFSLIFSEKPCRAAGAFTTNRIFAAPVRLCRERIGGTVHGVLINATNANACTGDEGYRNAVALTRETALKLAVPADSLLMASTGVIGVQLPADKMRASVPSLVGGLSREAGAVVPRAIMTTDTYPKAAAASFETSAGAFTIAGTAKGVGMIAPNMATLLAFLVTDAPLAGPVMDGVFGRCIARSLNAITIDGDMSTNDTAILLAPRADAPLGDPRDAEAFEEALLYVLTRLAELLVRDGEGATKFVTVDVTRAESDDDARRAARSIAESLLVKTALFGNDPNWGRIACAAGYSGAALSEDTLSVSINGVLLLSRGVPQAVNRKEVIEKMSVKDLIIELDIGRGTGSARFYTSDISYDYVKINAEYTT, via the coding sequence ATGAAAATCCTCGACGGCGGCCTGGAGCTCGTTCCCGGCTACACCTTTTCCGCGATCGAATGCGGCATCAAGTACGCGGGTCGGCTCGACTTTTCGCTCATTTTTTCGGAGAAACCGTGCCGCGCGGCCGGGGCGTTCACCACGAATCGCATCTTTGCCGCGCCGGTCCGCCTGTGCAGGGAGCGTATCGGCGGAACGGTGCACGGCGTGCTCATCAACGCGACGAACGCGAACGCGTGCACGGGCGACGAGGGGTACCGCAACGCCGTGGCGCTCACGCGCGAGACCGCCCTGAAGCTTGCCGTTCCGGCGGACTCCCTGCTCATGGCCTCGACCGGCGTTATCGGCGTCCAGCTCCCCGCGGATAAGATGCGCGCATCGGTCCCGTCGCTCGTAGGGGGGCTTTCCCGCGAGGCGGGCGCGGTCGTCCCCAGGGCGATTATGACCACGGACACGTATCCCAAGGCGGCCGCGGCGTCCTTCGAAACCTCGGCGGGCGCGTTCACTATCGCGGGCACGGCCAAAGGCGTGGGCATGATCGCGCCCAATATGGCGACGCTGCTCGCCTTTCTCGTCACCGATGCGCCCCTGGCGGGCCCGGTCATGGATGGGGTTTTCGGGCGGTGCATAGCGCGCTCGCTCAACGCGATCACCATCGACGGGGACATGTCGACCAACGACACCGCAATCCTCCTTGCCCCCCGTGCGGACGCGCCCCTGGGCGATCCCCGCGACGCGGAGGCGTTCGAGGAGGCGCTCCTGTACGTCCTCACGCGTCTCGCGGAGCTCCTCGTGCGGGACGGTGAAGGCGCCACCAAGTTCGTGACGGTCGACGTGACGCGCGCCGAATCCGACGACGACGCGCGGCGCGCCGCCCGGTCAATCGCCGAATCCCTGCTCGTGAAAACCGCCCTTTTCGGGAATGATCCCAACTGGGGGCGCATCGCATGCGCGGCGGGCTACTCCGGGGCCGCCCTGTCCGAGGACACGCTCTCGGTGAGCATCAACGGGGTGCTTCTTCTTTCCCGCGGGGTCCCGCAGGCGGTCAACCGAAAAGAGGTGATCGAAAAGATGAGCGTAAAGGACCTGATCATCGAGCTCGATATCGGCCGGGGGACGGGAAGCGCACGATTCTATACGAGCGATATCTCGTACGACTATGTGAAGATCAACGCGGAGTACACGACATAA
- a CDS encoding aspartate aminotransferase family protein → MTSRKLQAIIDEDREYLFQNYGDRLPVCFVRGEGAYLYDQDDRRYLDFFCGIAVTSLGHGLPAFSKKLHAQLGRIIHTSNWFYNREQAAAARLVSTLAFKGRTLFVNSGTEANEAAIKLARRYGQETSPEKYEIISFEGSFHGRTFGGMSATAQEKIRKGFGPIVPGFKYLPFNDTAALEKELSGNPRVCAVITELVQGEGGIRIADTRFVKSMIASCKRHGAISIIDEVQTGVGRTGTAFAYQHYGVTPDVITLAKGLGGGIPVGALHARGELMRLFEKGAHGTTFGGNHFACAAVEAVLKELAKPAMLKKVRASGEYIMKRMNDMAARYPVIREVRGLGLHIGVELAVPGAALVKKALERGLVINCTADRVIRIMPPLTIGRKAIDEGLVILEKLLSGEVEKP, encoded by the coding sequence ATGACTTCCAGGAAATTGCAGGCAATCATCGACGAGGACAGGGAATATCTGTTCCAGAATTACGGCGACAGGCTCCCCGTGTGCTTCGTGCGCGGCGAGGGGGCATACCTCTACGACCAGGACGACCGGCGCTACCTGGATTTTTTCTGCGGCATCGCGGTGACCTCGCTGGGGCACGGCCTCCCGGCGTTTTCGAAAAAACTGCACGCGCAGCTGGGCAGGATCATCCACACCTCCAACTGGTTCTACAACCGCGAGCAGGCGGCGGCGGCGCGGCTGGTCTCCACCCTCGCGTTCAAGGGCCGCACGCTGTTCGTGAACAGCGGCACGGAGGCGAACGAGGCCGCCATTAAGCTCGCGCGCCGCTACGGGCAGGAGACGTCGCCTGAAAAATACGAGATCATATCCTTCGAGGGATCGTTCCATGGGCGAACGTTCGGGGGAATGTCGGCGACCGCGCAGGAGAAGATACGCAAGGGATTTGGTCCGATAGTGCCCGGCTTCAAGTACCTGCCCTTCAATGACACGGCGGCGCTCGAAAAAGAACTCTCCGGAAACCCGCGCGTGTGCGCCGTCATCACCGAGCTCGTCCAGGGCGAGGGCGGCATCCGCATCGCCGATACGCGATTCGTGAAATCGATGATCGCATCGTGTAAAAGGCACGGCGCGATCTCAATTATCGACGAGGTGCAGACGGGCGTGGGCAGGACCGGAACGGCATTCGCCTACCAGCATTACGGCGTCACCCCGGACGTCATCACCCTGGCCAAGGGGCTGGGCGGGGGCATCCCGGTCGGGGCGCTCCACGCACGGGGCGAGCTCATGCGGCTCTTCGAAAAAGGCGCGCACGGCACCACGTTCGGCGGAAATCATTTCGCGTGCGCGGCGGTCGAGGCGGTGCTCAAGGAGCTGGCCAAACCCGCGATGCTCAAAAAGGTGCGCGCGAGCGGCGAATACATCATGAAGCGCATGAACGACATGGCCGCTCGTTACCCCGTGATCCGCGAGGTGCGGGGGCTGGGTCTTCACATTGGCGTCGAGCTCGCGGTTCCCGGCGCGGCGCTCGTTAAAAAGGCGCTGGAAAGGGGGCTCGTGATCAACTGCACCGCGGACCGCGTCATCCGGATAATGCCTCCCCTCACGATCGGCCGGAAGGCGATCGACGAGGGGCTTGTAATACTCGAAAAACTATTATCCGGCGAGGTTGAAAAACCGTGA
- the argF gene encoding ornithine carbamoyltransferase, whose product MAHKDLLSVKDLSAKEIIALFDFAAKLKKAQKTGKPHRLLEGKSLAMIFEKTSTRTRVSFEIGMYQLGGYALFLSHNDIQLGRGESVADTARVLARYADGIMIRTFSHGKVIELARIADIPVINGLSDLFHPCQALSDLFTIYEREPGFAGRKLAYVGDGNNVAHSLMLCAAILGMDIAVASPKDYQPDREVVSIAFGLCSKSGSHVTVTSDIGMAVENADYLYTDVWTSMGQEREAARRRKAFRDYKITRKLLDKCADGCRVMHCLPAHRGEEIEEEVLDSEVSIVFDQAENRLHVQKALLCALMGK is encoded by the coding sequence CTGGCGCACAAGGACCTGCTGTCCGTCAAGGACCTGTCGGCGAAGGAAATCATCGCGCTGTTCGATTTCGCCGCAAAACTGAAGAAGGCGCAGAAAACCGGGAAGCCCCACCGCCTTCTCGAGGGGAAGTCCCTTGCGATGATATTCGAGAAAACCTCGACGCGCACGCGCGTATCCTTCGAAATAGGGATGTACCAACTGGGAGGGTACGCCCTCTTCCTGAGCCACAACGACATCCAACTCGGCCGCGGTGAGTCCGTGGCCGACACGGCGCGCGTGCTCGCGCGGTACGCGGACGGCATAATGATACGGACCTTTTCGCACGGCAAGGTGATCGAGCTTGCCCGGATCGCCGACATACCGGTGATCAATGGCCTGTCGGACCTCTTCCATCCCTGCCAGGCCCTGAGCGACCTTTTCACGATCTACGAGCGTGAGCCCGGGTTCGCGGGAAGAAAGCTCGCCTATGTGGGGGACGGAAACAACGTGGCGCACTCGCTCATGCTGTGCGCGGCGATCCTGGGCATGGACATCGCTGTCGCGTCCCCGAAGGACTACCAGCCCGACCGGGAGGTGGTGAGCATCGCCTTCGGGCTGTGTTCGAAATCGGGATCGCACGTAACGGTCACGAGCGATATCGGCATGGCGGTCGAGAACGCGGATTACCTCTACACCGACGTGTGGACCAGCATGGGCCAGGAGCGCGAGGCGGCTAGGCGGCGCAAGGCGTTCCGCGATTACAAGATCACGCGCAAGCTCCTCGACAAGTGCGCCGACGGGTGCCGCGTCATGCACTGCCTGCCCGCGCACCGCGGTGAAGAGATCGAGGAGGAGGTCCTTGATTCCGAGGTCTCGATCGTGTTCGACCAGGCGGAGAACCGGCTGCACGTGCAGAAGGCGCTCCTGTGCGCGCTCATGGGTAAGTAA
- a CDS encoding argininosuccinate synthase, which produces MKIKKVVLAYSGGLDTSIIVQWLRETYECEVICFAADVGQAEELDGLEQKAINTGASKCYIEDLREEFVREYVFKAVKANAIYEDRYLLGTSLARPIIAQKQVEIALREGADAVCHGATGKGNDQVRFEMTFKALAPNLTIIAPWRIWDLHSRTLLFDYAEKHHIPVPVSKDKPYSMDRNLLHISYEGGILEDPYREPDEDMFILTKSPERAPDKPTYVEIGFERGNPVSLDGKAYGPIELMMKLNTLAGENGVGRIDIVENRLVGIKSRGVYETPAGTVLYTAHRDLESITIDRETQHLKDKLSHEYATLVYNGLWFTRKRESLDAFIEETQKNVTGMVRMKLYKGNCIVVGRKSPVTLYEPDIATFDKSELYDHKDASGFMNIYGLPIKVEALLNEKRGK; this is translated from the coding sequence ATGAAAATCAAAAAAGTCGTCCTCGCCTATAGCGGGGGGCTGGACACCTCGATCATCGTCCAGTGGCTTCGCGAAACATACGAGTGCGAGGTGATCTGCTTCGCCGCGGACGTGGGCCAGGCCGAGGAGCTTGACGGGCTCGAGCAGAAGGCGATAAACACGGGCGCGAGCAAGTGCTATATCGAAGACCTGCGCGAGGAGTTTGTGCGCGAATACGTGTTCAAGGCGGTCAAGGCGAACGCGATCTACGAGGACCGCTACCTGCTGGGCACGTCCCTGGCGCGCCCCATCATCGCGCAGAAACAGGTGGAGATCGCCCTCAGGGAAGGCGCCGACGCGGTGTGCCACGGCGCCACCGGCAAGGGAAACGACCAGGTGCGCTTCGAGATGACCTTCAAGGCGCTCGCGCCCAACCTCACGATCATAGCGCCCTGGCGCATCTGGGACCTGCATTCCCGGACGCTTCTCTTCGACTACGCCGAGAAGCACCACATCCCGGTACCGGTGAGCAAGGACAAGCCCTACAGCATGGACCGCAACCTCCTGCATATCTCCTACGAGGGCGGCATACTCGAGGACCCGTACCGTGAGCCGGACGAAGACATGTTCATACTCACGAAGTCCCCGGAAAGGGCACCCGACAAGCCCACCTACGTGGAGATCGGGTTCGAGCGCGGCAATCCTGTGTCGCTTGACGGCAAGGCGTATGGTCCGATAGAGCTTATGATGAAACTGAACACCCTCGCCGGTGAAAACGGCGTGGGACGCATCGATATCGTCGAAAACAGGCTCGTGGGCATCAAGTCGCGCGGCGTGTACGAGACGCCGGCGGGTACCGTCCTCTACACCGCGCATCGCGACCTGGAGTCCATTACCATAGACCGGGAAACGCAGCACCTCAAGGACAAGCTATCGCACGAGTACGCCACCCTTGTGTACAATGGCCTCTGGTTTACCCGGAAGCGCGAGTCCCTGGACGCCTTTATCGAGGAAACACAGAAGAACGTAACCGGCATGGTGCGGATGAAGCTCTACAAGGGCAACTGCATCGTCGTCGGCAGAAAATCTCCCGTGACCCTGTACGAGCCCGATATCGCGACCTTCGACAAGAGCGAGCTGTATGACCACAAGGACGCCAGCGGGTTCATGAACATCTACGGGCTGCCCATTAAGGTCGAAGCACTTCTGAACGAGAAAAGGGGAAAATGA
- a CDS encoding MoxR family ATPase — protein MFKDVETTVQALETQEYICSREIATTVYLAMKMEKPVLVEGPAGVGKTELGKCIAGALGMDLIRLQCYEGLDEAKALYEWEYAKQLLYTQILKDKLSAMLESEKTLTDAVNRLSGEENIFFSEKFLIARPILRAITSPSPTLLLIDEIDKSDSEFEAFLLEVLSDFQVSIPEIGTIKAGKKPFVLLTSNNAREMSDALKRRCLHLYINFPSRALEEKIVSIKVPEAGEFLIKEMVGAVHKIRTLPLKKEPSISETLDWAKALAILGCEVLNDTAAIDTLNFILKYEKDIELVKKHAKEVFVH, from the coding sequence ATGTTTAAAGATGTCGAAACTACCGTCCAGGCTCTTGAAACCCAGGAGTACATCTGCTCGCGCGAGATCGCGACAACCGTCTACCTCGCGATGAAGATGGAAAAGCCGGTGCTGGTAGAGGGGCCCGCGGGCGTGGGCAAGACCGAATTGGGCAAGTGCATCGCGGGGGCGCTGGGGATGGACCTGATACGCCTCCAGTGCTACGAGGGGCTCGACGAGGCCAAGGCACTCTACGAATGGGAATACGCGAAACAGCTTCTCTATACCCAGATACTAAAAGATAAGCTTTCGGCAATGCTTGAAAGCGAGAAGACGCTTACCGACGCGGTGAACCGACTGAGCGGCGAGGAAAACATATTCTTCTCCGAAAAATTCCTGATCGCCCGTCCCATCCTGCGCGCCATTACCTCTCCCAGCCCCACGCTGCTGCTCATAGACGAAATCGACAAGTCGGATTCCGAGTTCGAGGCCTTCCTGCTCGAGGTGCTGTCGGACTTCCAGGTGTCCATCCCGGAGATCGGGACCATAAAGGCCGGCAAGAAGCCTTTCGTGCTCCTGACTTCGAACAACGCCCGCGAGATGTCCGATGCGCTCAAGCGCCGCTGCCTTCACCTGTATATCAATTTCCCCTCCCGCGCGCTCGAGGAGAAGATCGTGTCCATTAAAGTGCCCGAGGCCGGTGAATTCCTTATCAAGGAGATGGTGGGCGCCGTGCACAAGATCCGCACGCTCCCGCTCAAGAAGGAACCCAGTATAAGCGAAACGCTCGACTGGGCAAAGGCGCTCGCGATACTGGGCTGCGAGGTGCTCAACGACACGGCCGCGATCGATACGCTGAACTTCATACTGAAATACGAAAAGGACATCGAGCTTGTAAAGAAGCACGCCAAAGAAGTATTCGTGCACTGA
- a CDS encoding VWA domain-containing protein, which yields MEHPRITRKILEFTRVLKDADVTVSPTETIDLMNALPLVDFTDRVQFRQTLATTLVKDYTDIPVFNRCFEEFFEKKAGKDGSLETALADLRGRESAQQDLGLSPEELESMQDEIDRYLESLPEELLLTRSPREILNLMLEDPAVATSGGGLGMMLLNARARASSGSANEPDEGEGGNRLANIILPRIKRRLRERNVGNAIHKREQYLLNRFLYQLKPAEVQEMRELVKRFGQKLKNRISLRKKRMKRGGLDVKRTFRSNLPHGGIPFKLYFRNRRIDRPQLVVMCDISSSVNQYSRFMLLLTYTLQSLFSKVRTFAFISRMVEITPLFMEMNPERALNSIFTDTDFTYGWGSNYGRCFDIFMNEYSDSCTRKTTVIIIGDARNNNQDPGLDAFIRMKERVRNVYWLNPEKRHLWDWSDSIASVYGTHCTEMKEVNNFLDLSEFIDKLFTK from the coding sequence ATGGAACATCCCAGGATCACAAGGAAAATTCTCGAGTTCACCCGCGTGCTCAAGGACGCCGACGTCACCGTTTCGCCCACGGAGACAATCGACCTCATGAACGCCCTTCCCCTCGTTGACTTCACGGACAGGGTCCAGTTTCGCCAGACGCTCGCGACGACGCTGGTAAAAGACTACACCGACATACCCGTATTCAACCGCTGCTTCGAGGAGTTTTTCGAGAAGAAGGCCGGCAAGGACGGATCACTGGAAACCGCGCTCGCCGACCTGAGGGGACGCGAATCGGCGCAGCAGGACCTCGGCCTTTCTCCCGAGGAGTTAGAGAGCATGCAGGACGAGATCGACCGCTACCTGGAATCGCTCCCCGAGGAGCTTCTTCTCACCCGCTCGCCCCGCGAAATCCTGAACCTCATGCTCGAGGACCCGGCGGTCGCGACGTCGGGCGGGGGGCTTGGCATGATGCTCCTGAATGCGCGGGCGCGCGCGTCATCGGGAAGCGCGAACGAGCCCGACGAGGGAGAGGGCGGGAACAGGCTCGCGAACATCATTCTCCCGCGCATCAAGCGGCGCTTGCGCGAGCGGAATGTGGGAAACGCGATTCACAAGCGCGAGCAGTATCTCCTTAACAGGTTTCTCTACCAGCTGAAGCCCGCGGAGGTCCAGGAGATGCGGGAGCTCGTCAAGCGCTTCGGCCAGAAACTCAAGAACCGGATCTCGCTCAGGAAAAAGCGCATGAAGCGCGGCGGCCTGGACGTGAAACGCACCTTCCGGTCCAACCTCCCGCACGGCGGCATCCCCTTCAAGCTCTACTTCCGCAACCGGCGCATAGACCGGCCGCAGCTCGTGGTCATGTGCGATATCTCAAGCTCCGTGAACCAGTATTCCCGGTTCATGCTTCTTCTCACGTATACACTGCAGAGCCTCTTTTCCAAGGTGCGCACCTTCGCGTTCATCAGCCGCATGGTCGAAATCACGCCGCTGTTCATGGAGATGAACCCGGAGCGCGCCCTCAATTCCATCTTCACCGACACCGACTTTACGTACGGGTGGGGCTCCAATTACGGGCGCTGCTTCGACATTTTCATGAACGAGTACAGCGATTCCTGCACCCGCAAGACCACCGTGATAATCATCGGCGACGCACGGAACAACAACCAGGACCCCGGGCTCGACGCGTTCATCAGGATGAAGGAGCGCGTGCGCAACGTCTACTGGCTCAATCCCGAGAAGCGCCACCTTTGGGACTGGAGCGACAGCATCGCCTCGGTGTACGGCACCCACTGCACCGAGATGAAGGAAGTAAATAACTTCCTTGACCTTTCCGAATTCATCGACAAGCTGTTTACCAAGTAA